In the genome of Spirochaetota bacterium, the window ATATCTTGTAAGGTGATGCCATCTAGTACATTCATAATAGCTTCATCAGCTTTTTTCCATATTGTACGGGCTACACAATCTGCATTGCGTTTGCACACTTGCGGATTTTCAGCACATTCAACAAGTGAAACATCCCCTTCTAAAGTTTCCACAATCATTCTGATGGTAATTTCAGAGGGGTGTTTTGCCAGCATATATCCACCATTGGCACCTCGAACCGATTGCAATAGACCCGCTGATTTTAAAGGTATTACCAATTTGCTCAAATACTTGAATGATATTCCTTGCATTATGGATACCTCTTTTAAAAACACCGGACCCTGGTTGAATTTAAGAGCAAACTCAAACATCATTCGTACACCATATCTGCTTCTTGTTGATAAACGCATAAAATAAACCCTTATTATATGCTACTAATAAGACCTTTTTGGTAGTATTTTACTCCATAAAAAATTGTCAACATTTTTTTTATTTTTTTAAATCTTTTTTATACAACTATCTAATCCACGTAATATTGTTAAGCGTAACAATTTCAGGATATTGCCTAGTCAAAAATTGTATTAGCTGTGTTGTGCGATTCCCATTTGCCACATCGCCCAAATGATAGTTAGTAAAACTAAAACTTTCCTTTATATAAGAATTATTAAATACACTGTTATCAATAAAAAAAGTAAATGAAGTTGTTGAGTAACGCGGACCGGAGCTATACGTTATCTGTATGGATTTTATATACTCTGGTTGTATATAATATTCACTCCTCTTATTTTTTGTAATTAACCGTATGGTTTTTCCTTCAATAATAATACTTTGAATTGGATTACGAACAAGTTTCAATATTACAATTCCTACAATAACTATAATAATAAACCCTATGAGAATTATAATTAAAGGTATTATAAACCACATTGAAATTGTCTTCTTTATAAAATCATCATAAAAAAAAGAAAAAAATATATATACAATAAATCCATTCACAAAAAAGATGAAACCATATACTATCAAAAGAAATATATTGAATTTTGCTAGATCAATACAAAATGTTTCCTCATCCAATGAATGTGTTTCCATACTTTTTAAACCTTGCTCAATTATTTACCACACCAAACATATTTGCTTATTGCCAGTGCTGAACACCACTATATCATTAATAGCGTAATAGTAAAGTAAAAATACATTTAATGTATATTGTTCTAATAATTGTTACAATGTTCTTATTTTTTAGATAAAATATACAGCACAATCAGGCTATAAAATATCCACATAAAAATATTTCTTTTTTAGTAGCAAGGGACAATTACATATAAAAAATTTTTTATAGGTTACCTATCTTTTGATAGCAATATCATATTCGTGCTATTAAGGATTATACTATGCACCAATTATCATGATTGAAAATAAAAAGTTGTTCCCACAATTACATCATCAAGATGAATTATCTGGTAAATATACTAGCTGGACACAGTGAATCAATTTTACCTAATATATCTTCCAATTCAAGCTAAAGATATATCTTTTTTACAGCTGTAAGAATATAAATACTGTCTAGCTTTTGAACAGTTACTATCGCCAAACTTTAACTGTAAAAAAGTAATAGTATATTTTTTACCCTCAATCTTCCCAATACTCAGTACCAATGCTATCAATATAGCCAACTGCTGTATCAGTTTTTACCAGTGCCACTCCGTTTGCAAAGTTTTCTGCATTCTTGTATTTTGGCGGAACTATTTCCTTTCCCTCCAGGTTGACAAAACCCCACAGGCCATTTAACTTGACCTTTGCCATGCCTTCAACAAAGTTTTCAGTATCATCATAACGTATAGGTATAATCTCGTTTCCTTTTTTATCTACTATTCCAAACTTATTTTGTAACTTTACAATTGCATATCCGTTGTTAAAATTATATGCATAACTATATTTTGGTGGAATTACAACCTGTAACATTTCATCAATGAAACCCCACAGATTATTTAGTTTGAATGCAGCATAATTCTCTGAAAAACCCCTCACATTTTCAAAATCAAGGCTTTGTATAGTACCATCTTTAATGACGACATACTGAATCTTTTGATCTGTTACTAGCTCAAATACCTTATGGTCATCTGAATATATATTTTTGTAGCTAATGGGAATTATCTCCTTCCCACTGCTGTCAATAACACCCCATTTATAATTTTTTTCAACAATTGCCAATCCATTTTTAACATAGCTTACCTTGCTGTATTCAAATGGCGTTATCTGTGTACCATTTTTATCAATGAAAGCCCACAGAAAATATGTATAGGAATCTTTTGAAACGCTTTTCTTTACTGCTGCCCTTCCTTCACTAAAATCAGTAGCTTCCAGATATTCAGGTTTAATGACAACCTTACCAGCCTTATTAATATATCCCCATCCAAACGATATTTTAACTCGAGCCATTCCTTCTTTAAAATCTGAAACTTCTGAAAACCTGACAGGTATTACCTCCGCACCCTTCTTGTTAATAAAACCCCACTCTCCTCCTTTAAATTCTGATATATATCCTAATTCCCAACTACCACCTTTGTTTACTGGAGATAGCTCTTCAGAAAATTTGCCAATAAAATCATATTTGCAAGATACAATCTCTTTGCCACTGGTATCAATTAAACCTAACTTTCCGTTTAATTCAACTGTTGACAGGCCATCAGAAAAATAGGACACGCTATCATATTTAATTTTTATAACTTGTTTGCCCTGTAGATTTATAAATCCCCATTTATCATTTTTGCATACCGGTGCAAGCCCGGTTTTACTGTCAAATGGGAGAGTTTGGTCATACATACATGGTATGATTATCTTTTTGCTTTTATCACAATACCCCCATGTGTTCCCTTTACGGTAAGGGATGAGAACGTCATTTTTTGACGCAGTGTAGGCAAAAGAGCATATTATTAATGTAAAAGCAATAATGCTAAGAGCAACAATACCATAATAAGTTTTACCATTTAGCAATGCTTTCATACAACAAACCTCACCTTTAAATATTTATTTATATTTATATTATTAAACCCAATACATAAACTATAGCTTCAAAAGAGCACATGGATATTTATCTAAAAAAACTGCTTATTGAGAGTAACTGTTTGTTGATTAACTTTTATATTGTTACTGATCATCACACTTTCTATTGTAATAGGCATATCTTTACAAGCAAAAAATACACATCACTATATAAAGTTTTTTACCATAAAAAATATTATCATAAAACTTAACTCTTTTTTTGGTAAATACATATTTTGTGTATCATTTCAATACTCGTTATTCATATGCCTGTGAGCTATGTATGTGTTTTCAATTTTTTTGCTTTATTTAAATATTAATCAAAATATTTATCAATGAATTTGTTAAAAAAATTGTTTTAAGTTATAATTATATAAAATCGTTTTCTTTATTTATTACCTTGAAATATTGTTGCACATATTTACTATGACAAGTACCAGAAATGACACATACAATAACCATACAACGCTATGCAAATAACGGATATGGGATTGGCTTTCTTGATGGCAAAGCTGTATTTGTTCCCTACAGTGCAATAGATGATGTGGTTGCTGTAACAATAACACAACAAGCAAAAAATTACTGCTTTGCAACTATCACCGATATTGTAATGCCATCACCCTATCGTATTTTTCCACAATGTCCTGCATTTACCCATTGTGGAGGATGCGACTATCTACATATCCCTTATGAACATGAACTAACTATCAAAAAGCAACTTTTACACAATACATTAACCCATATTGGATCAATACCAAATACTAATATACCGGAAATTGAAATCATTCATAACAGTCGATACCATTATCGAAGTCATGCAACAGTGCATACTGATGGCAAACATGTTGGATTTTATAAAAAAGATTCACATAGTATTGAACCGTTACCGCAACAGGGATGCCTGCTCCTTCACAATGAAATTAACAGGACTATCCGTACTACTGCTTGGACTTACGACCCAGTTAAATGTGCACTTGATGCATCCGGCAACGTATGCTTTGACCCTACCGCAACAATTACCGAATCCGAATGCGGTATCACCTACATACGAAGTATCGACACTTTCTTTCAGGCTAACCGATACTTACGATCCACAATGTTACAAATCGTAGGAGAGCTTACAAAAAATTATACCTCATTCCTTGATATTGGATGCGGCGTAGGATTTTTTAGTATCTATGTGGCTAAAACAAATTCCATGAGTGGGGAAGGCATTGATACAAATATAGTAAGCATTGACTTTGCAAAACAGAATGCCATACTTAATAATGTAAGTGTAAAATTTTATGCAATAGGAGTAGAGAATTATCATCCTTTCAAATCTAATTATGATTGTGTTATACTTGATCCTCCTCGACAGGGTATATCAAAACGAGGCAGAAAGACAATTGTTGCCATCAATCCAGTGATAATTGTGTATGTTTCATGTAATCCAGTAACATTTTCGCGTGACGCTAAAAGCTTTATTGCCAGTAACTATCGCTTACAAAAATTATATTTGATTGATATGTTCCCGGCTACTCATCACACTGAAGTAATAGGACTTTTTTGTAAAATCACTTCAAGGTAAACGTTAAGCCCTGTATAAATGTTATGCGTTCTTTATTGAGGGTATCCGGTATTGGAGGAAATGGCGCTGCAGAGTGTATAGCACTAATAGCAGCAGTATCTAGCAGCAATGAGCCAGATGATTGTACCAGCACAACCCCCATAACA includes:
- a CDS encoding methyltransferase, producing the protein MTHTITIQRYANNGYGIGFLDGKAVFVPYSAIDDVVAVTITQQAKNYCFATITDIVMPSPYRIFPQCPAFTHCGGCDYLHIPYEHELTIKKQLLHNTLTHIGSIPNTNIPEIEIIHNSRYHYRSHATVHTDGKHVGFYKKDSHSIEPLPQQGCLLLHNEINRTIRTTAWTYDPVKCALDASGNVCFDPTATITESECGITYIRSIDTFFQANRYLRSTMLQIVGELTKNYTSFLDIGCGVGFFSIYVAKTNSMSGEGIDTNIVSIDFAKQNAILNNVSVKFYAIGVENYHPFKSNYDCVILDPPRQGISKRGRKTIVAINPVIIVYVSCNPVTFSRDAKSFIASNYRLQKLYLIDMFPATHHTEVIGLFCKITSR
- a CDS encoding WG repeat-containing protein; amino-acid sequence: MKALLNGKTYYGIVALSIIAFTLIICSFAYTASKNDVLIPYRKGNTWGYCDKSKKIIIPCMYDQTLPFDSKTGLAPVCKNDKWGFINLQGKQVIKIKYDSVSYFSDGLSTVELNGKLGLIDTSGKEIVSCKYDFIGKFSEELSPVNKGGSWELGYISEFKGGEWGFINKKGAEVIPVRFSEVSDFKEGMARVKISFGWGYINKAGKVVIKPEYLEATDFSEGRAAVKKSVSKDSYTYFLWAFIDKNGTQITPFEYSKVSYVKNGLAIVEKNYKWGVIDSSGKEIIPISYKNIYSDDHKVFELVTDQKIQYVVIKDGTIQSLDFENVRGFSENYAAFKLNNLWGFIDEMLQVVIPPKYSYAYNFNNGYAIVKLQNKFGIVDKKGNEIIPIRYDDTENFVEGMAKVKLNGLWGFVNLEGKEIVPPKYKNAENFANGVALVKTDTAVGYIDSIGTEYWED
- a CDS encoding Rrf2 family transcriptional regulator, translating into MRLSTRSRYGVRMMFEFALKFNQGPVFLKEVSIMQGISFKYLSKLVIPLKSAGLLQSVRGANGGYMLAKHPSEITIRMIVETLEGDVSLVECAENPQVCKRNADCVARTIWKKADEAIMNVLDGITLQD